One Malania oleifera isolate guangnan ecotype guangnan chromosome 10, ASM2987363v1, whole genome shotgun sequence genomic region harbors:
- the LOC131166678 gene encoding uncharacterized protein LOC131166678, with product MAQIANTLQQFMHNKNQTVNKHRGTINKLSIQSAKVALTLRSEKEVSRSEMPVDQQTVAPIPEVATEIDEGKEKSVKINIPLLDTIQQVNAYAKFLKDLCTIKRKLDVKKKAFLTEQVSALILSQTPQKLKDPGSPTNSIMIGESRIGRVLLDFVSSVNLLPYSIYEQLGLGELKKTSMMLQLANRNKSP from the exons ATGGCACAGATAGCGAACACTCTTCAGCAATTCATGCATAACAAAAATCAGACTGTGAATAAGCATCGAGGTACTATTAATAAGTTGAGTATACAG TCAGCTAAGGTCGCCCTTACTTTAAGGAGTGAAAAAGAAGTTTCACGATCTGAAATGCCCGTTGATCAACAAACAGTTGCTCCAATTCCTGAAGTGGCAACCGAGATAgatgagggaaaagaaaaatca gtgaagatcaacattccacttctggATACCATACAGCAAGTCaatgcatatgcaaaatttttgaaagacctatgcacaATAAAAAGGAAACTGGACGTGAAGAAGAAggctttcttgactgagcaagttagtgcgTTGATATTAAGTCAGACTCCCCAGAAACTCAAAGACCCTGGTTCTCCCACTAAttctatcatgattggtgaatctcgtatcgggagagTTTTACTTGATTTTgtgagtagtgtgaacttgctcccatatTCGATATATGAGCAGCTAGGTTTAGGTGAGCTAAAGAAAACTTCTATGATGCTACAGCTGGCAAATAGAAACAAATCTCCATGA